Proteins found in one Corynebacterium zhongnanshanii genomic segment:
- a CDS encoding acyl carrier protein, producing MSNSSEGALSQDAKAKLAAALGSSSQHAEQADQGDSQDTYAGVVRIVDQATGIEAQELTRDARIHEDLNIDSLSIVDIAVRVEDAFGVRVEESDIHDAETLGDLVDLIDELIAAK from the coding sequence GTGTCTAATTCTTCTGAAGGTGCGCTCTCGCAAGATGCGAAGGCTAAGTTGGCTGCTGCGTTGGGTTCTTCGTCCCAGCACGCTGAGCAGGCTGACCAGGGTGATTCGCAGGATACTTATGCGGGTGTTGTGCGGATTGTGGATCAGGCGACGGGTATTGAGGCTCAGGAGCTTACCCGTGATGCTCGGATTCATGAGGATTTGAATATTGATTCTTTGTCCATTGTGGATATTGCCGTGCGCGTGGAGGATGCGTTCGGGGTGCGCGTGGAGGAATCCGATATTCATGATGCGGAGACGCTGGGTGATCTGGTGGACCTGATTGATGAATTGATTGCGGCGAAGTAA